In Amia ocellicauda isolate fAmiCal2 chromosome 5, fAmiCal2.hap1, whole genome shotgun sequence, a genomic segment contains:
- the gpr22a gene encoding G-protein coupled receptor 22: MHIPPALEVTMQSENNVTVLDNTEYISSDMDQALPYPMSFQVSLTGFLMVEIVLGLSSNLTVLVLYCMKSNLINSVSNIVTMNLHVLDVIICVGCIPLTIVITLLSLESNTALVCCFHEACVSFASVATAVNVLAITLDRYDISVKPANRILTMGRAVMLLTVIWIISFFSFLIPFMEVSFFSLQHDKPKQNASTPLGMDAANEYFTEPGLYYHLIAQIPIFIFTAIVMLITYSKILQALNIRIGTRFSAAQKKKARKKKTISMTTQHETTDVSQSSGGRNAMFGVRTSVSVIIALRRAVKRHRERRERQKRVFRMSLLIISTFLLCWTPITVLNTVILSMGPSDLLVRLRLGLLVMAYGTTVFHPLLYAFTRQKFQKVLKSKMKKRVVSIVEADPLPNNAVIHNSWIDPKRNKKVTFEDNEVRQKCLVTEDVE; the protein is encoded by the coding sequence ATGCATATCCCCCCGGCGCTGGAAGTCACCATGCAGTCGGAAAACAACGTCACTGTACTTGACAACACTGAATATATCAGCAGCGATATGGATCAGGCCTTGCCATACCCAATGAGCTTTCAGGTTTCCCTTACCGGATTTCTTATGGTGGAAATTGTCTTGGGACTTAGCAGCAACTTGACAGTGCTTGTCCTTTACTGCATGAAGTCCAACCTGATCAACTCGGTCAGTAACATTGTCACCATGAATCTGCATGTGCTGGATGTCATCATCTGCGTGGGCTGCATCCCTCTCACCATCGTGATCACCCTGCTGTCCCTGGAGAGCAACACCGCCCTAGTCTGCTGCTTCCACGAGGCCTGCGTCTCCTTTGCCAGCGTGGCCACAGCAGTCAACGTGCTGGCCATCACCCTGGACCGCTACGACATTTCGGTGAAGCCGGCAAACCGCATCCTCACCATGGGCCGGGCAGTGATGCTGCTGACAGTGATCTGGATCATCTCCTTCTTCAGCTTCCTCATACCGTTCATGGAGGTCAGCTTTTTCAGCCTTCAGCATGACAAGCCCAAGCAGAACGCCAGCACGCCACTGGGCATGGACGCAGCCAATGAGTACTTCACAGAGCCGGGCCTCTACTACCACCTCATCGCTCAGATCCCCATTTTCATCTTCACCGCCATCGTCATGCTCATCACTTACTCCAAAATACTCCAGGCCCTCAACATCAGGATTGGCACCCGGTTCTCTGCGGCGCAGAAGAAGAAAGCCCGCAAGAAAAAGACCATCTCCATGACGACACAGCATGAAACCACAGACGTGTCGCAGAGCAGCGGGGGACGCAATGCGATGTTTGGGGTACGGACTTCCGTGTCGGTCATCATCGCTCTGAGGAGAGCCGTGAAGAGACACCGAGAGCGGCGGGAGAGGCAGAAGAGGGTCTTTAGGATGTCCCTCTTAATCATCTCCACCTTCCTCCTGTGCTGGACCCCCATCACCGTTTTAAACACAGTTATCCTGAGCATGGGGCCTAGTGACCTCTTGGTCAGGCTGAGACTTGGCCTTCTTGTGATGGCTTACGGAACCACCGTCTTTCACCCTCTGCTGTACGCTTTCACGAGACAGAAGTTTCAGAAAGTGCTCAAGAGCAAAATGAAGAAGAGGGTGGTGTCCATTGTGGAGGCTGACCCACTGCCCAACAACGCTGTAATTCACAACTCGTGGATCGACCCAAAGCGGAACAAAAAGGTGACCTTTGAAGACAACGAAGTCAGACAGAAATGTCTAGTGACTGAAGACGTGGAATAG